A window of the Microbacterium sp. LWH13-1.2 genome harbors these coding sequences:
- a CDS encoding S8/S53 family peptidase: protein MEQPKGWSWQDRAEGSIRRGTALDPSVEPVDGVRAFPTAYLQERLLITQDQVDNGQEAYDREIRELREAAGSFGWNLDIESPDALRAADPLVPGVPGFLRAHLTTPDEPTRGESPVPPDAWRVLQRARRSSGTPMPRTSLEHVLSIDPVGLNPFSRTNPFSRTNPFSRTNPVRGAGGGAGGSDDYLEPGRGARQPVAWLGPAPQRTAAPKRGRRPVVAVLDTGCGVHDWLPDDIVTRHIELDGVPVGLTDDADPERYPDLYGQLDGEIDAVAGHGTFIAGIIRQTAPEADILSIRMAGALGVIDESTFLTTVAQVVELLRRHREDPKTGHPIDVLNLSLGYYHESPVDGQFSKTLHALLTKARELGCVVVCSAGNDAIDRPSFPASLWPWPGADNGIPRDKDAPHVSVGALNPSARSVALFSNVGPWVQVYAPGAAVVSTSPAFVGGEQAATRADVDGLRRETIDPDDYRGGFAIWSGTSFAAPYVAGRIAAQLGTVPPQGVKADAAAKAVAAVLKTLPTPVERA from the coding sequence ATGGAGCAGCCCAAGGGGTGGAGCTGGCAGGACCGAGCGGAAGGATCGATCCGTCGAGGGACAGCACTGGATCCGTCCGTAGAGCCGGTCGACGGAGTCCGCGCGTTCCCGACCGCGTATCTGCAGGAGCGTCTGCTGATCACGCAGGACCAGGTCGACAACGGCCAGGAGGCATACGACCGGGAGATCCGCGAGCTGCGCGAAGCCGCCGGATCGTTCGGTTGGAATCTCGACATCGAGTCTCCGGATGCTCTCCGGGCCGCCGACCCGCTGGTCCCCGGCGTTCCCGGTTTCCTCCGGGCCCATCTGACGACCCCCGATGAACCCACGCGCGGTGAATCACCCGTGCCACCCGACGCCTGGCGCGTGCTGCAGCGCGCGCGACGCAGCTCGGGAACCCCGATGCCCCGGACCAGCCTCGAGCACGTGCTGTCGATCGACCCCGTGGGTCTCAATCCGTTCAGCCGCACGAACCCCTTCAGCCGCACGAACCCGTTCAGCCGCACCAACCCGGTCCGCGGCGCCGGAGGGGGCGCGGGAGGCAGCGATGACTACCTCGAACCAGGACGCGGCGCGCGTCAGCCGGTCGCATGGCTCGGCCCCGCACCACAGCGCACCGCGGCTCCGAAACGCGGCCGTCGCCCGGTGGTGGCGGTGCTCGACACCGGATGCGGCGTGCACGACTGGCTGCCCGACGACATCGTCACCCGGCACATCGAGCTCGACGGCGTGCCCGTCGGGCTCACGGACGACGCGGATCCCGAGCGCTACCCCGATCTCTACGGACAGCTCGACGGCGAGATCGACGCGGTCGCGGGTCACGGGACGTTCATCGCAGGCATCATCCGGCAGACCGCCCCGGAGGCCGACATCCTGTCGATCCGCATGGCCGGTGCTCTCGGCGTGATCGACGAGAGCACCTTCCTGACGACGGTCGCGCAGGTGGTCGAGCTGCTGCGCCGCCACCGTGAGGACCCGAAGACCGGGCATCCGATCGACGTCCTGAACCTCTCACTCGGGTACTACCACGAGTCCCCGGTCGACGGTCAGTTCAGCAAGACCCTCCACGCGCTGCTCACGAAAGCCCGTGAACTCGGATGCGTGGTCGTGTGCTCGGCGGGCAACGACGCGATCGATCGGCCGTCGTTCCCGGCATCCCTGTGGCCATGGCCCGGTGCCGACAACGGCATCCCTCGAGACAAGGATGCCCCGCACGTGTCGGTCGGCGCCCTCAACCCCTCGGCCCGCTCGGTCGCGCTGTTCTCGAACGTCGGTCCGTGGGTGCAGGTGTACGCACCGGGAGCCGCAGTGGTCAGCACCTCGCCGGCGTTCGTCGGCGGCGAGCAGGCCGCGACGAGGGCCGACGTCGACGGGCTCCGCCGCGAGACGATCGACCCCGACGACTACCGCGGCGGCTTCGCGATCTGGAGCGGCACGTCATTCGCCGCTCCGTACGTCGCGGGTCGCATCGCGGCGCAGCTCGGCACGGTGCCTCCGCAGGGGGTGAAGGCGGATGCCGCGGCCAAGGCCGTCGCCGCCGTGCTCAAGACGCTGCCGACACCGGTCGAGCGGGCGTAG